The Desulfotomaculum sp. genome contains a region encoding:
- a CDS encoding cupin domain-containing protein: MTNRFIKNMDFETVISLENQVSYQPGQIVSKTLAQNKALSLTLFAFDKEEEISTHASNGDALIIALDGEGEITIDGEKYTLHKGDTIIMPSKKPHAVFASQRFKMFLIVVFPL, from the coding sequence ATGACAAACAGATTTATCAAAAATATGGATTTTGAAACTGTAATATCTTTGGAGAACCAGGTAAGTTACCAACCAGGCCAGATAGTAAGTAAAACGCTGGCACAAAATAAGGCTCTAAGTTTAACTCTATTTGCATTTGATAAGGAAGAGGAAATAAGTACGCATGCATCTAATGGGGATGCATTGATAATTGCTCTTGATGGTGAAGGAGAAATAACGATCGATGGTGAAAAATACACTCTCCATAAAGGTGATACAATTATAATGCCATCAAAGAAACCACATGCCGTATTTGCATCTCAGCGATTTAAAATGTTTTTGATTGTTGTATTTCCATTATAA